One Longimicrobiaceae bacterium genomic window, TCCCGGTGGCGGCGGTCTCCACGGGATTCCCGGCGGGGCTCTCGCCGTTCAAGCAGCGGGTGGAGGAGATCCACGCTTCAGTCGAGGCCGGGGCGGCGGAGATCGACATCGTCATCACTCGCGCGCACGTGCTCACGGGCAACTGGGAGGCGCTCTACGACGAGGTGCGCGCCTTCCGCGAGGCGTGCGGCCCGGCGCACCTGAAGACGATCCTGGCCACCGGCGAGCTGGCGACGCTCCGCAACGTGACGAAGGCGTCGCTGGTGTGCATGATGGCGGGGGCGGACTTCATCAAGACCTCCACCGGCAAGGAGGCGGAGAACGCCACGCTCCCGGTCGGGCTCACGATGGCGCGCTCCATCCGCGACTACCGGGAGCGGACGGGGCACCGGGTGGGGTTCAAGCCGGCGGGAGGGATCCGCACGGCCAAGCAGTCGCTGGAGTGGATGATGATGATGAAGGAGGAGCTGGGGACGGAGTACCTGCGGCCCGAGCTGTTCCGCTTCGGGGCCAGCTCCCTGCTCACCGACATCGAGCGGCAGCTTGAGCACCACCTCACGGGCCGCTATTCGGCGGAGTTCCGGCACCCGATGGGATAGGACGGCGGGGCAGCCGGGGAGGAATGCACGCGAGGCCGCGGACGTCGTCCGTGGCCTCGCGTCTCTCGTCGGAGGGTGCCCTCCGCGCCGGTCACCGCCCGGGCTCCCGGATCCCCCCTGTCACCTCCAGAGGCTTCGTCACGAACGAGCCTGAGACGGTGATCTTCGGCGCATCCGGAACGGGGGCGGCCAGCAGTGGCGTGCACGGCCCCACCGGGGGTACCGGGGGATTGGAGCGGACCACCTCGCGCGCGCAGTAGCGGAACCCGGTGAAGCGGAAACGCCCCTCCACGAGTGTCTCTGACGACGACGTGATCTCCAGCTCCCCCGATTCCGCGACAAAGCGCTGTTCCTGGTTCCCTTCCCGAGTGGCGAACTGCACAGTGATGCCGCGCATCTGCCCTCTGAATCCGGCGTCGTCTACCAGGGTGATGGGATGGGTGCCCCGACCCAGCCTGCCGCCGTCCCAGCGCGTAAGGGTGAAGCTCTGGTTGGCGGATGCGCCCTGCCCCTGCGAGGTCACCTGGAACTGCTTTCTTCCCGGGCCGGGGGTGCCCGTGTGGAACTCGCCGGTGCCCTCGTACTGCTTCTCGAGGGCGCCGTCCACCGTGGCCAGCATGTACGAGGGCTGGACGTCACCGATCGGGTTCAGTTCGCAGGCAGCCAGGGAAAGCACCGCGGCCAGCCGGACCACACGAAATGGAGTCATCTTTCACCTCCTTTTGGATGTGAGGCCGAACTCCGGAGCAACTCGAACAGCTCCTCACGCCCGCCCCGGATCCCCGACGAATGGCGCTGCGGGCCGGTCACTTTCCGAGATGTTGGCTCAGCGAGGCTGTGCCAAATCGGGCGAGTGGCCGGTGCGTCCCGAACAGCCCCGTGGAACGTGACTGCTGCGCCCCCGATTCGCCTGGATCGAACCTGGAGGATGGCAGAACGGCTACTTCAGGATGCGGAAGTCCTCCACGGAGAAGCCGTGTTCGTCGTCGGCCCATGTGGAGCGGAGGTCCACGTCCACGAAGGAGGGAACGCCGAACCGGCTGCTGTACTTCACCTCCAGGCGCTCTGCCTCCTGCTCCAGGGCGAACTGCACCACGGCGAACAACTCCTCCACGGTATCGTGGTGCCGGAAGGTCTCGGGAGCGACGGGGCCATTGGGGTGGTGGAGAGGGCTGATCGCCACGGGGACGCCGCCGCGGACCTCGATCACTGCCGCGCCCCCCGTCCACGCGCCGTGCAGCCTCACGGTCATTCGGTAGCTGTTCGCCCCCTGCGCAGCCCATAGCCGCCGGTGCCTCTCCAGCCGGGCCGTTTCGTCGGCAGGTCCCATAGGCTCGGAGCAGGAGGCGAGCACCGCCGTGCTTAGCACAACGGCAGCGATTGCGAGAGATAGTCTCATCACGTCTCCCTGCTCAAAGGGGCTGGCGGCAGCCTGCGCGGTGGTAGCTACCAGACGCGCAAGCAGGGAGCGATGTCACATCAGCGTTCGATTCGGTTCCGCGCTTACCGGACTCGGTAAGCCCGCATCTGCTGCAATCTTGCCGCGGTATCCAGAGACAACGTCGCAAGGGCATCGAGTAGCTCGCCGCTGTAGGCGACGTTCTCGAACCCTCCAGCCACCGTGTATATCAACTCCATGGCCTCATCCACCTCCTTCGGGGTCATCCGCGTTTCCAAGGCGCGCCTCACCTCCTCCTGTGTGAATAGCGGACCGTTCGGCTGATCCGGGTGGTGGCTCATAGCGTTCCTCAACTGTGTCGATTAGCCATCGAGCGTTTTCCGGACTGTGCAGTCATGGGATTCGCCTGACAGTCGCCCCCGTCGGCGAGTAGGTCAAGCGGCTGCGGGTACTTCCACGAATGGGGATCTCCGGCCATGGTGGGTGTGACAGATGAGATGGCGCTGCGCGGTGCCGTCCCGCTACGCGCGCGCCCGTGCCGCCCGCCGGATCGCGATCTCCCGGTCGGGGGGATGATCCCTGCTCGATCTGCTATTCCTCGGTGAACTCGCCGGACACCGTTATCGTCTCGCCACTATTCCGCCGAGCCTGGAACAGGAAGGTGCCGCGGAGTGGGTTCGTCCTCGTAACGTGCAACTCCCCGGTGTTTCCCAGAAACACGGCGGTGGGCAACAAGAGTGAACTGAACACTTCCGCGCGGTCGAGATCCTGCCTAGCAACGACAGTGTACCTTCCGACCCGTGGGCGTGCCGGGATGTGAAAGATGATCCCGCGGTACGGCTCCTCACCTGGCAACTGTAGGTGAATGTCGTAGCCCGGGCCTGCAGTTACGCTACTCGGCCCGTAGAGCATGCGGCCTGAATAGCTGGCCGTGAGCGCGCCTGCGACTTCCGCAGTGTAGGTGCCGCTGCCCGCAGGGCCGGTGATGTTGCGGCACCCGCCGAGCAGCAGGACAGAGAGGAGGAGCAGGAGGGGGAGGGAGGGCATGTGATGGATCGGGATCAGGGTACATAAATCCACAGCGTGTAAAATTAAGCTAAGACGCTAGTCGCATCAGAACAAGCTTGCCGTGGCGGCATCCCAGCAGTAATATGCGGACACATCTCGGTAAAGCCCGCCCCACTCGGCAGCCACACCGCACTCCGAAGCTTCTCTTCTTCTGCATCATCCCATTACCTCTGCAGCCATCTCCGGCTGCAGAGCCACCGCCCCTTCGCCTGGGGTTCCCCCTCCCTTCGCAGGTGCCAATGACCCGCCTCAAACCGCTCGCCCTAATCACGCTCCTCCTGTTGGCGTTCGGGTGCAGGGACTCGAACCATCTAACCTCGCCGCACGATCCGCGTGGGCTCGCCTCCTCGGCGGACGAGTTCCCCGCGCTGGACACGACTCCACCGCCCTTCCTCCGCCCACCCTTCACCCTGCTTCCTCCGCTCGCACCGCAACGCGACCTGCCTGGCGTATTCGACGCCGGGCTCGCACC contains:
- the deoC gene encoding deoxyribose-phosphate aldolase, translated to MATTKAKKLVAVPAGKAAPATAHEEERNPGTPLDLDWVADARVNRSAVERRAGSIGARRTVKKEWQAAWLLRAVTLMDLTTLAGDDTPGRVRRLCAKARQPVRQEILEGLGVEDLPIHTAAVCVYHTLVETAVEALRGSGIPVAAVSTGFPAGLSPFKQRVEEIHASVEAGAAEIDIVITRAHVLTGNWEALYDEVRAFREACGPAHLKTILATGELATLRNVTKASLVCMMAGADFIKTSTGKEAENATLPVGLTMARSIRDYRERTGHRVGFKPAGGIRTAKQSLEWMMMMKEELGTEYLRPELFRFGASSLLTDIERQLEHHLTGRYSAEFRHPMG
- a CDS encoding DUF6174 domain-containing protein → MRLSLAIAAVVLSTAVLASCSEPMGPADETARLERHRRLWAAQGANSYRMTVRLHGAWTGGAAVIEVRGGVPVAISPLHHPNGPVAPETFRHHDTVEELFAVVQFALEQEAERLEVKYSSRFGVPSFVDVDLRSTWADDEHGFSVEDFRILK